In Verrucomicrobiia bacterium, one genomic interval encodes:
- a CDS encoding DUF1559 domain-containing protein — protein sequence MRPHHDHTVKRWVLGASRAEVALVLLVLGILGMVILAFVSLNRERTKETVCSMNVRRLAVAFQNYAAEHSQYPACGKLGDELPQDWLHWQPGRRIEQSALAPWLGEISSRTMACPRDLDTRHRQYQFSYTMNMHLHLAAVAGGKPAATVVVFEEEHPNDGACLPGHPSDRLAHRHTRGRSHAGFGDGSVRLVREHEVVK from the coding sequence ATGCGACCCCACCACGACCACACCGTAAAGCGTTGGGTGCTGGGCGCCAGCCGCGCCGAGGTGGCGCTGGTGTTGCTGGTATTGGGCATTTTGGGGATGGTGATACTGGCCTTCGTTTCACTGAATCGCGAGCGCACCAAGGAGACGGTCTGCTCCATGAATGTGAGGCGGCTGGCGGTGGCGTTTCAGAATTATGCCGCGGAACATTCCCAGTATCCCGCTTGCGGCAAGCTGGGGGATGAGTTGCCGCAAGACTGGCTGCACTGGCAGCCGGGCCGCCGCATTGAGCAGAGCGCCCTGGCGCCGTGGCTGGGGGAGATTTCCTCGCGCACCATGGCCTGCCCGCGCGATTTGGACACGCGGCATCGGCAGTATCAATTTAGTTATACGATGAACATGCACCTGCACCTGGCCGCGGTGGCCGGAGGGAAGCCCGCCGCCACGGTGGTGGTGTTTGAGGAGGAGCATCCCAATGACGGCGCCTGCCTGCCGGGGCACCCGAGTGACCGGCTGGCGCATCGGCATACTCGGGGGCGGTCCCATGCGGGTTTTGGGGATGGCAGCGTGCGGCTGGTGCGTGAGCATGAGGTGGTGAAGTAG
- a CDS encoding sodium:solute symporter produces the protein MTPALILGCIGVFFVVLVTIAWRTSRQAGAHAYFLGERKSPWYILAFGLIGESLSGVTFISVPGQVGLQQFGYFQMVMGYALGYLIIAGVLLPLYYRLNLTSIYSYLFGRYGPRTQKVGSTFFLVSRLLGAAARLYLTAGVIQHFVLDQWGVPFAATVAFMILLMMAYTFKGGIKTIVWTDTFLSSFLLLGLFLSIVLIARQLDWGVGAVWSNLWEGRYSQVFFWDWQAKTFFPKQFIGGIVVAVCMTGLDQNMMQRNLSARTLPEAQKNIRWFALIVMVVNLAFLCLGALLHAYADAKGIAKPANLDHLFPLLALQHLGLLAGLMFIIGLTSATFASADTVLTTLTTSFCIDILDMDRRPQWDEAYKTRLRHQVHVFFALLLLLVILTFKALNAREVILLVLKLANYTYGPLLGLFFFGLFTPMRVEDRWTPLACLLPPVVCYVLEVFGPRWLGGYQFSNELLLVNGLLTAFGLWLARCKNSPAPGTTAG, from the coding sequence ATGACGCCCGCGCTGATTCTGGGCTGCATCGGGGTGTTTTTTGTGGTGCTGGTGACCATTGCCTGGCGGACAAGCCGGCAGGCCGGCGCCCATGCGTACTTTCTTGGGGAGCGCAAGTCGCCGTGGTATATCCTGGCGTTTGGTCTGATTGGGGAATCCCTGTCCGGGGTGACCTTTATTTCGGTGCCGGGCCAGGTGGGTTTGCAACAATTTGGCTATTTCCAGATGGTCATGGGTTACGCCCTGGGCTACCTCATTATTGCCGGGGTGTTGTTGCCGTTGTATTACCGGCTGAATCTGACCTCGATTTATTCCTACTTATTCGGGCGGTATGGGCCGCGCACGCAAAAAGTGGGTTCGACCTTTTTTCTGGTCTCGCGTCTATTGGGCGCGGCAGCGCGGTTGTATTTGACGGCGGGGGTGATTCAGCATTTTGTGCTGGATCAATGGGGCGTGCCGTTTGCCGCCACGGTGGCCTTCATGATTTTGTTGATGATGGCCTACACGTTCAAGGGTGGCATCAAAACGATTGTGTGGACCGACACCTTTCTATCGTCATTTCTGCTGCTGGGGCTGTTTCTCTCGATTGTCCTGATTGCCCGGCAACTGGATTGGGGCGTGGGCGCCGTGTGGTCCAACCTGTGGGAGGGGCGTTACAGCCAGGTGTTTTTCTGGGACTGGCAGGCGAAGACCTTTTTCCCCAAGCAGTTCATTGGCGGCATCGTGGTGGCGGTGTGCATGACGGGCCTGGATCAAAATATGATGCAGCGCAACCTAAGCGCGCGCACCCTGCCCGAGGCGCAGAAAAACATCCGGTGGTTTGCGCTGATTGTGATGGTGGTCAATCTGGCATTTTTGTGCCTGGGGGCGCTGCTGCATGCGTATGCCGATGCCAAAGGCATTGCGAAGCCGGCCAATCTGGATCATCTGTTTCCGCTGCTGGCGCTGCAGCATTTGGGCCTGCTGGCGGGATTGATGTTCATCATCGGACTGACCTCGGCCACCTTTGCCAGCGCGGATACGGTGCTGACCACGCTGACCACCAGTTTTTGCATTGACATCCTGGACATGGACCGGCGGCCGCAGTGGGATGAGGCGTATAAAACGCGCCTGCGGCATCAGGTGCATGTCTTTTTCGCGCTGCTGCTGCTGCTGGTGATCTTGACCTTCAAGGCCTTGAACGCGCGGGAGGTGATCTTGCTGGTGTTGAAGCTGGCCAATTACACCTATGGGCCATTGCTGGGCCTGTTTTTCTTTGGGTTGTTCACGCCAATGCGCGTGGAGGATCGGTGGACCCCGCTGGCCTGTCTGCTGCCGCCGGTGGTATGTTACGTGCTGGAAGTTTTCGGCCCGCGGTGGTTGGGAGGCTACCAGTTCAGCAACGAATTGCTGCTGGTCAATGGCTTGTTGACCGCCTTTGGCTTGTGGCTGGCCCGGTGTAAAAACTCCCCCGCGCCCGGGACAACGGCAGGATGA
- a CDS encoding tRNA-dihydrouridine synthase family protein, whose product MSPVESFRALWRGGTPVLALAPMQDVTTLPFIRLLHQYGGADLYVTEYFRVHASSRPEKDILRCVDENPTGRPMLAQMIGNDIPALIRTAQALSRHPVAGIDLNLGCPAPVVYRKCAGGGLLREPQRVDLILGRLREAITLPLTVKTRLGFADAAEFETLLPIFARHGLDLLTVHGRTVADGYGGVVRYDLITQAATVMPCPVLANGNVFSPADAARVLQQTGARGVMLGRGAIRNPWLFRQIREHLAGRPVTFPRGREVLAYLHALDEATSTPNVSEACQVQALKKFSNQVGLGLPEAAAFLHDSRRAKTRAEFFAVCAAHLDHDHPLALVPAA is encoded by the coding sequence ATGAGTCCGGTGGAATCATTTCGCGCCTTGTGGCGAGGGGGCACGCCTGTGCTGGCGCTGGCGCCGATGCAGGATGTGACCACCTTGCCGTTCATCCGGCTGTTGCATCAATATGGTGGAGCTGATTTGTATGTGACGGAATATTTCCGGGTCCATGCGTCCTCGCGGCCGGAGAAAGACATTCTGCGGTGCGTGGATGAAAACCCCACCGGCCGGCCGATGCTGGCGCAAATGATTGGCAATGACATTCCCGCCCTGATCCGCACCGCACAGGCCCTGTCCCGGCATCCGGTGGCGGGGATCGATCTCAATTTGGGCTGTCCAGCGCCGGTGGTTTATCGCAAGTGCGCCGGCGGGGGGCTGCTGCGGGAGCCGCAGCGGGTGGACCTGATCCTGGGCAGGCTGCGCGAGGCCATCACGCTTCCCTTGACCGTGAAGACGCGGCTGGGGTTTGCGGACGCGGCGGAGTTTGAAACGTTGCTGCCCATCTTTGCGCGGCACGGTTTGGATTTGTTGACGGTGCATGGCCGGACGGTGGCCGATGGCTACGGCGGAGTGGTGCGTTATGATTTGATTACCCAAGCGGCCACCGTGATGCCGTGCCCCGTGCTGGCCAACGGCAATGTTTTCAGCCCCGCTGATGCCGCGCGGGTTCTGCAGCAGACCGGTGCGCGCGGGGTGATGTTGGGGCGCGGGGCCATTCGCAATCCCTGGCTTTTTCGGCAAATTCGTGAGCATTTGGCGGGGCGGCCGGTCACTTTCCCGAGAGGGCGCGAAGTGCTGGCCTATTTGCATGCTTTGGACGAGGCCACGTCCACCCCAAACGTGAGCGAAGCATGTCAGGTGCAGGCACTTAAGAAGTTCAGCAATCAGGTGGGGTTGGGGCTGCCGGAGGCGGCGGCATTTTTGCACGACAGCCGGCGGGCGAAAACACGGGCCGAGTTTTTTGCGGTGTGCGCGGCTCACTTGGATCACGACCACCCCTTGGCACTGGTGCCGGCCGCTTGA
- a CDS encoding lamin tail domain-containing protein, whose translation MRRLAVVIGAVCYVLVTTAQPAAPSLEISEFMASNNRVLADEDGDFPDWIEVHNLTTNAVSLGGYYLTDDPAHLRKWAFPEMVLPADGYLLVFASGKNRRNPAARLHANFELAAEGEFLALTDGQAVVHGFVPTYPPQSEDISYGIARRVMVASLLDRSVPQILIPASAGQWDNRWAMPDFVPSGLWFTGAVPAAVGYDTNKGSGVAANVALSGTASQSTTLSSYSASLAINGSTSDFTHTTSADSAPFWQVTLTNHFAISRVILYNRSSCCQSRLRDIRVLILSTNVSGIVTNWQSPLLNPENAGYTYPNGPMSITVDVVALNGEPVLGRMVRVIRIPDPDLSGSGGQGNADEPNVLSLAEVVVEGMLGTDFGLYLKTDVQPQMLGVNASAFLRLPFVVSPQQAVERLRLRLRYDDGFVAYLNGVEVARANAPAVLDWNSAAVTNRTLPAARLEETFDLSAQAGLLVPGTNWLAIHAMNVSAQNGDFLMVPVLELQHTVVSSYAWLVDATPGTQNNSDFYYGQVADTKFSVNRGFFFEPFTLSITSATPGAEIYYSFNGDEPAPGKGMLYTGPLTITNTTVVRARAFKAGYRPTNVDTHTYLFLDDVIYQSPDGRPPPYFPASWGRNRVDYGMDPEVVSKYTREQWREALTQIPTLSIVTELPNLFDPVIGIYANADGHGEEWERPSSIELLDPTNAVPGRFQAPCGLRIRGGYSRNANFVKHSFRVFFRRDYGLGRLRYPLFEDEGAQEFDTFDLRTSQNYSWPRETGSNGLYETMVREVWCRETLGAMGQPYRRSRYYHLYLNGQYWGLYETDERPEASYGEIYLGGRKEDYDVVKCANHVGNFVTEVTDGNMTSWSNLWVMVRSVPGNPSNSNYFRILGRNPDGTRNPSLPVMLDVDNLIDYMIGIFYSGDGDATLSAFLSNTRPNNWFAMKNRNNPERGWIFFNSDCEHTLGAPSWQVDRTGPWSGISGSNVGNFTYSNPQYMHEDLMNNPEYRLRFADHVQKHFFNNGALTFSACTNRWWRKASQITKAIRAYSARWGDAAPREPPYGETDWINAVNAVPNTIFPTRADVVLAQLKTDGLYPAVNAPGFNRHGGYVTNGFPLAISLNNPSGVVYYTLDGSDPRLVGGAVSPTAAAYTAPIPLTGSVRVKARALVNNVWSALLEADFLTPELPSLRVTELMYHPAPPTAAEQAAGFTDADLFEYLELRNVGTQTVALAGVRFIEGISFQFEAGTLAPGARLVLVRNRAAFTLRYGAQTPVAGVYVGQLSNAGETLHLVDAAGRTIQRFGYGDGWYPITDGYGFSLVVVDENAPASLWDNRANWRPSGAFNGSPGGPNLAPPLFPAVVVNEVLAHSGPGQVRAVELANLGDTPADISGWWLTDDLNQPFKFQFPSNSIIPPGGFRVVMESELISGMGGLTWSGSGGAVGLFSANPQGQLSGYYHGFNFRGSEVGVSWGRHVTSTGAEHFVRQARVTLGEANAGPAVGPVVIAEIMYRPPDLGTNDNSREEYIVLANITSQPVLLFDPASPTNTWRISGGVDFVFPTNVWLPPRGRLMLVNFNPVNNPGELAAFRQKYGVPPEMPILGAYAGKLDNSGEDVELKAPIEFATGFRGEMMVEQVSYRDNAPWPGGADGFGASLQRIDLSAYANDPANWRAAWPRWAGGPLMGAAPVFTLQPQSQTVVEGSTAVFTATATGEGPITYYWRYKGTVIATNTSGLLTLTNVSLAQQGNYSVGAANAHGVTLSEAAALAVLSLPSIVQPPLSTNVLVGGNVTLTVVASSPWPLGYQWQKDGVDIPGANGASLTLTNVQIAHEGAYRVIVSDLVGARVSAPAWVQPMRRVTTVQGIPSTLTVTAGVDVVFAPVFSGYPPPFYYQFQRVPVVLENRVTEVTNPVFRIVNIQITNAGVYRITATNLAGTGASVLCNVTVISWPLITNQPLSRSAPAGTNVTLTAGVAGTAPLSFQWYRAGGEPLLWARTNSLTLTNLQAGVNDGGYYLVITNAYGAATSDVAVVSVAGLDLDGDGLPDDWEARYGLGSGPGHGRDDDPDGDGRTNYEEYLSGTHPLDARSVLKVEGFAVNASQGALLRFTAQPDIAYVVEYLSPLGAGPWTVWTNLPAQPTTNAILLIDPAARNSPQIYYRIRAWRPNP comes from the coding sequence ATGAGACGCCTCGCCGTTGTGATCGGGGCGGTGTGTTACGTTTTAGTGACAACCGCACAGCCCGCTGCTCCTTCGTTGGAAATCTCCGAATTTATGGCCAGCAACAACCGCGTGCTGGCCGATGAAGATGGAGATTTTCCGGACTGGATTGAGGTGCACAACCTCACCACCAATGCCGTTTCGCTGGGCGGGTATTATCTGACGGACGATCCGGCTCATTTGCGCAAGTGGGCTTTTCCAGAAATGGTGTTGCCGGCCGATGGTTATCTGCTGGTTTTTGCCTCGGGCAAAAACCGGCGCAACCCGGCGGCGCGCTTGCATGCCAATTTCGAGTTGGCGGCGGAGGGTGAGTTTCTGGCGCTGACGGATGGTCAAGCGGTGGTGCATGGCTTTGTGCCCACCTATCCCCCCCAATCGGAGGATATTTCCTATGGTATTGCCCGGCGGGTGATGGTGGCATCGTTGCTGGACCGCTCCGTGCCGCAGATTCTTATTCCCGCCAGCGCCGGGCAATGGGACAACCGCTGGGCGATGCCGGACTTTGTGCCGTCCGGACTGTGGTTTACCGGTGCCGTGCCTGCCGCCGTAGGCTATGATACCAACAAAGGCAGCGGGGTGGCGGCCAATGTGGCGCTAAGCGGCACGGCATCGCAGAGCACGACGCTCAGCTCCTACAGCGCCAGCCTGGCCATTAATGGGAGCACTTCGGATTTTACCCATACCACGTCGGCGGATTCCGCGCCGTTCTGGCAGGTCACCCTCACCAATCATTTTGCCATTTCGCGGGTCATCCTTTACAACCGCTCCTCCTGCTGCCAGTCCCGTTTGCGGGATATTCGGGTGCTCATCCTGTCCACCAATGTGTCCGGCATTGTCACCAACTGGCAATCGCCGTTGCTGAATCCGGAAAACGCCGGCTACACCTATCCCAACGGCCCCATGAGTATCACGGTGGATGTGGTGGCGTTGAACGGCGAGCCGGTGCTGGGCCGGATGGTGCGGGTGATCCGGATTCCGGATCCCGATTTGTCCGGCTCGGGCGGCCAGGGGAATGCCGATGAACCCAATGTTCTCTCTCTGGCGGAGGTGGTGGTGGAAGGGATGTTGGGAACGGATTTCGGGCTGTACCTTAAAACGGATGTGCAACCGCAAATGTTGGGGGTAAATGCCTCGGCCTTTTTGCGTCTGCCGTTTGTCGTGTCTCCGCAGCAGGCGGTGGAGCGGTTGCGGCTGCGGCTGCGCTATGATGATGGTTTTGTGGCCTACCTCAATGGGGTGGAAGTGGCGCGCGCCAACGCGCCGGCGGTACTGGACTGGAACAGCGCCGCCGTGACCAATCGCACCCTGCCTGCGGCCCGGCTGGAGGAGACGTTTGACCTTAGTGCCCAGGCCGGTTTGCTGGTGCCGGGCACCAACTGGCTGGCGATTCACGCGATGAATGTCTCCGCCCAAAATGGAGACTTTCTCATGGTGCCTGTCCTGGAGCTGCAGCATACCGTCGTATCCAGCTACGCCTGGCTGGTGGATGCCACACCGGGGACGCAGAACAACTCGGATTTCTATTATGGACAGGTGGCGGACACCAAGTTCAGCGTGAACCGGGGATTTTTCTTTGAGCCATTCACCTTGTCCATCACCTCGGCCACCCCTGGTGCGGAGATTTATTACTCCTTTAATGGCGATGAGCCGGCGCCGGGGAAAGGGATGCTGTACACCGGCCCGCTCACCATCACCAACACCACGGTGGTGCGGGCGCGGGCGTTCAAGGCAGGCTACCGGCCCACCAATGTGGACACGCACACCTACCTGTTTTTGGATGACGTGATTTATCAGTCGCCCGATGGCCGGCCGCCGCCCTATTTCCCCGCCAGTTGGGGGCGGAATCGGGTGGATTATGGGATGGATCCCGAAGTGGTGAGCAAGTACACCCGAGAGCAATGGCGTGAGGCGCTCACCCAAATCCCCACCCTTTCGATTGTAACCGAGCTGCCCAATTTGTTTGATCCGGTCATCGGCATCTATGCCAATGCCGACGGGCATGGGGAGGAATGGGAGCGGCCCAGCTCCATTGAGTTGCTGGATCCGACCAATGCAGTGCCGGGACGTTTTCAGGCGCCGTGCGGTCTGCGCATTCGCGGCGGTTACAGTCGCAACGCCAACTTTGTCAAACATTCCTTCCGGGTGTTTTTCCGGCGGGATTATGGGTTGGGCCGTCTGCGATATCCTCTGTTTGAGGACGAAGGCGCCCAGGAGTTCGACACCTTTGACCTGCGCACGAGCCAGAATTACTCCTGGCCGCGGGAGACGGGCAGCAATGGCCTTTACGAGACCATGGTGCGCGAGGTGTGGTGCCGGGAAACCCTGGGGGCGATGGGCCAGCCCTATCGCCGCTCCCGGTATTATCATCTTTACCTCAACGGCCAGTACTGGGGCTTGTATGAAACGGACGAGCGCCCGGAGGCCTCCTATGGCGAGATTTATCTGGGGGGCCGGAAGGAGGATTACGATGTGGTCAAGTGCGCCAACCATGTGGGGAATTTTGTCACGGAGGTCACCGATGGCAATATGACCTCCTGGTCCAACTTGTGGGTGATGGTGCGCTCGGTGCCGGGCAATCCCTCCAACTCCAATTATTTCCGCATCCTGGGGCGCAACCCGGATGGCACACGCAACCCCTCGCTGCCGGTGATGCTGGATGTGGACAACCTGATTGATTACATGATTGGCATCTTCTATTCCGGGGACGGGGATGCCACGCTGTCGGCCTTTCTCTCGAACACCCGGCCCAACAACTGGTTTGCGATGAAGAATCGCAACAACCCGGAGCGGGGCTGGATTTTCTTCAACAGCGACTGCGAGCACACCTTGGGCGCGCCGAGTTGGCAGGTGGACCGCACCGGGCCATGGAGCGGCATTAGCGGCTCGAATGTGGGCAATTTCACCTATTCCAATCCGCAGTACATGCATGAGGATTTGATGAACAATCCGGAGTACCGCCTCCGTTTTGCCGATCACGTGCAGAAGCATTTCTTCAACAACGGGGCCTTGACCTTTTCAGCCTGCACCAACCGTTGGTGGCGCAAGGCCAGTCAAATTACCAAGGCCATTCGCGCCTACTCTGCGCGCTGGGGGGATGCGGCCCCACGGGAGCCGCCGTATGGCGAGACGGACTGGATTAATGCCGTCAACGCCGTGCCCAACACCATTTTCCCCACCCGGGCCGACGTGGTTCTGGCGCAGCTCAAGACGGACGGTTTGTATCCCGCCGTGAATGCCCCCGGTTTCAACCGTCACGGGGGTTACGTGACCAATGGCTTTCCGCTGGCCATCAGTTTGAACAACCCCAGCGGGGTGGTGTATTACACGCTGGATGGGAGCGATCCGCGCCTGGTGGGCGGCGCGGTATCCCCGACGGCGGCCGCCTATACCGCGCCCATTCCACTGACCGGCAGCGTGCGCGTCAAGGCGCGCGCCCTGGTCAACAATGTTTGGAGCGCGTTGCTCGAGGCGGACTTCCTCACGCCGGAGCTGCCGTCGCTGCGTGTTACCGAGTTGATGTATCATCCGGCGCCTCCCACGGCGGCCGAACAGGCGGCCGGATTTACGGACGCCGATTTGTTTGAATATCTGGAGTTGCGCAATGTAGGCACCCAGACGGTGGCGCTCGCCGGTGTGCGCTTCATTGAGGGCATCAGCTTCCAATTCGAAGCGGGTACGCTGGCGCCCGGCGCCCGGTTGGTGCTGGTCAGAAATCGGGCGGCTTTTACCCTGCGCTATGGCGCCCAGACGCCGGTGGCCGGTGTGTATGTGGGCCAGCTCAGCAACGCCGGCGAGACGCTGCACCTGGTGGATGCCGCCGGCCGCACCATTCAACGTTTTGGCTATGGCGATGGATGGTATCCCATCACAGATGGCTATGGGTTTTCGCTGGTGGTGGTGGATGAAAACGCGCCGGCCTCGCTATGGGATAACCGCGCCAATTGGCGGCCAAGTGGCGCGTTTAACGGCTCGCCGGGTGGCCCGAATCTGGCGCCGCCATTGTTTCCGGCGGTGGTCGTCAACGAGGTGCTGGCGCATTCCGGCCCCGGCCAGGTGCGGGCGGTGGAGCTGGCCAATTTGGGGGACACACCGGCCGACATCAGCGGCTGGTGGCTGACAGACGATCTCAACCAGCCGTTCAAATTCCAATTCCCGTCCAATTCCATAATCCCCCCCGGCGGCTTCCGGGTGGTGATGGAGAGCGAATTGATCTCCGGTATGGGAGGGCTGACGTGGAGCGGCAGTGGTGGCGCGGTGGGCTTGTTCAGTGCCAACCCGCAAGGACAGCTTAGTGGTTATTACCATGGCTTTAACTTCCGCGGCTCCGAGGTTGGCGTGTCCTGGGGACGGCATGTGACCAGCACGGGCGCGGAGCACTTTGTCCGGCAGGCGCGCGTCACGCTGGGAGAGGCCAACGCCGGGCCGGCAGTGGGGCCGGTGGTGATTGCCGAAATCATGTATCGGCCGCCAGACCTTGGCACCAACGACAACAGCCGCGAGGAGTACATTGTTCTGGCCAATATAACCTCCCAGCCTGTTCTATTGTTTGATCCGGCCTCACCTACCAATACCTGGCGCATTTCCGGGGGGGTGGATTTTGTGTTTCCCACCAACGTCTGGCTGCCACCACGGGGGCGGTTGATGCTGGTCAATTTTAATCCTGTTAACAACCCGGGCGAGCTGGCTGCTTTTCGCCAGAAATACGGTGTGCCGCCTGAGATGCCCATATTGGGCGCGTACGCGGGCAAGCTGGACAATTCCGGCGAAGATGTGGAGCTCAAGGCGCCCATCGAATTTGCCACAGGTTTCCGGGGGGAAATGATGGTGGAGCAGGTGAGCTACCGCGACAACGCTCCGTGGCCCGGTGGCGCCGATGGTTTTGGCGCATCTCTGCAGCGGATTGATTTGAGCGCCTACGCCAATGATCCGGCCAACTGGCGGGCGGCCTGGCCGCGGTGGGCAGGTGGGCCGCTGATGGGGGCCGCGCCCGTCTTCACGCTCCAACCGCAAAGCCAGACGGTGGTGGAGGGTAGTACGGCCGTTTTCACGGCCACGGCCACGGGTGAGGGGCCGATTACATACTATTGGCGCTATAAGGGCACCGTGATTGCCACCAACACCAGCGGCCTGCTCACCCTCACCAATGTGAGCCTGGCGCAACAGGGCAATTACTCGGTGGGCGCTGCCAACGCGCATGGTGTGACGCTGAGCGAAGCGGCCGCCTTGGCGGTCTTATCTCTGCCCTCCATCGTCCAACCGCCCCTCAGCACCAATGTTTTGGTGGGCGGCAACGTGACCCTGACGGTGGTGGCCAGCAGTCCCTGGCCGCTGGGCTATCAGTGGCAGAAGGATGGGGTGGACATTCCCGGGGCCAACGGTGCCTCCCTGACGCTCACCAACGTGCAAATCGCCCATGAAGGCGCTTACCGGGTGATTGTGTCGGATTTGGTTGGGGCGCGCGTCAGCGCCCCGGCCTGGGTGCAGCCCATGCGGCGGGTCACCACGGTGCAGGGCATCCCCTCCACACTCACCGTCACTGCCGGGGTGGACGTGGTGTTTGCGCCGGTGTTTTCGGGTTATCCACCACCGTTTTATTACCAATTCCAACGCGTGCCGGTGGTGTTGGAAAATCGGGTGACGGAGGTGACCAATCCTGTTTTTCGGATCGTCAACATTCAAATCACCAATGCCGGCGTGTATCGGATCACGGCCACCAACCTGGCCGGCACAGGGGCCAGTGTGCTCTGTAATGTGACGGTAATTTCCTGGCCGCTGATCACCAATCAGCCGCTCAGCCGCTCGGCGCCTGCCGGCACTAACGTCACCCTGACGGCTGGCGTGGCCGGCACGGCGCCGTTATCCTTCCAGTGGTACAGGGCTGGCGGAGAACCTTTGCTGTGGGCGCGCACCAATAGCCTGACCCTGACCAATCTGCAGGCTGGCGTTAATGACGGGGGGTATTATCTCGTGATCACCAACGCCTACGGGGCGGCCACCAGTGACGTGGCCGTGGTTTCGGTGGCGGGATTGGACCTGGATGGTGACGGCCTGCCCGATGACTGGGAAGCCCGCTACGGCCTGGGTTCCGGGCCGGGCCATGGACGGGACGATGATCCGGATGGCGACGGTCGCACCAATTACGAGGAATACCTCAGCGGCACGCATCCGTTGGATGCCCGCAGTGTGCTTAAAGTGGAGGGATTCGCTGTGAATGCCTCGCAGGGTGCGCTTCTGCGATTCACCGCCCAGCCCGACATTGCCTATGTGGTGGAGTATCTCTCGCCCCTTGGGGCGGGGCCGTGGACGGTGTGGACAAACCTGCCGGCCCAGCCCACCACCAATGCCATTCTGTTGATTGATCCTGCCGCACGAAACTCACCCCAAATCTATTACCGGATTCGAGCCTGGCGGCCCAATCCTTGA
- a CDS encoding sulfite exporter TauE/SafE family protein, translated as MIAFFSGWLAGTLHVWSGPDHLAAIAPLATRYPQRAWVPGARWGIGHSAGVALVGLLALLAREWLPVEAISHWGEKLVGVLLMGIGVWGVHKAHRLVVHAHPHDHGHQSSPHAHLHVHEIGPRSPGSHGHVHAAMGIGVLHGLAGSSHLLGILPMLGMRTQWESALYLAAFAAGTILSMAVFSLLIGWLARRFQLSSLKAYRSLMTLCGLAAFGIGLAWLFLAQAEGGH; from the coding sequence ATGATTGCTTTCTTTAGCGGCTGGCTGGCGGGCACCTTGCATGTGTGGTCCGGTCCGGACCACCTCGCGGCCATTGCGCCGCTGGCCACCCGCTATCCTCAACGGGCCTGGGTGCCCGGCGCCCGCTGGGGCATAGGCCATTCAGCCGGCGTGGCCCTGGTGGGTCTGCTCGCGCTTCTGGCCCGGGAATGGCTCCCCGTGGAGGCGATTTCCCATTGGGGAGAAAAACTGGTGGGGGTGCTGCTCATGGGCATTGGTGTATGGGGGGTGCACAAAGCACATCGGCTGGTGGTTCACGCGCACCCTCATGACCACGGCCACCAGTCCTCCCCCCACGCACATTTGCACGTGCATGAAATCGGCCCGCGATCCCCTGGTTCCCATGGCCATGTCCACGCCGCCATGGGCATTGGGGTTTTGCATGGCCTGGCCGGCAGCTCGCATCTGCTGGGCATTTTGCCCATGCTGGGCATGCGCACCCAATGGGAAAGCGCTCTTTATTTGGCCGCGTTTGCCGCCGGGACCATCCTGAGCATGGCCGTTTTCTCCCTGCTGATTGGCTGGCTGGCCCGACGGTTCCAGCTCTCCAGCCTGAAGGCCTACCGCAGTCTGATGACCTTGTGCGGTCTGGCGGCCTTCGGCATCGGTCTGGCATGGCTCTTCCTCGCCCAAGCTGAGGGTGGACATTAA